A genomic segment from Danio aesculapii chromosome 17, fDanAes4.1, whole genome shotgun sequence encodes:
- the tdh2 gene encoding L-threonine dehydrogenase 2, with the protein MLSGVRLCVRSLCNGQSARGMSLSPRQINRWPSSESSEPPTDSPRVLITGGLGQLGVGLAQMLRQQYGKENIILSDIRRPPTEVYNMGPFVYADVLDYKNLRELVVNNRITWLVHYSALLSAVGEANVALARTINITGLHNVLDLALENCLRLFVPSTIGAFGPSSPRDPAPDLCIQRPRTIYGVSKVHAELMGEYLHHKYGLDFRCLRYPGVVSAHTKPGGGTTDYAVQIFHDALSTGHHECYLRPNTRLPMMHISDCHRATVEFMQAPESCLSLRTYNIAAMSFTPEEVVEEIRKHLPHLRVTYNPDAIRQTIADSWPVRFDDSNARQDWGWKPAFSLSELVTDMLASIREKRTNAGLPVS; encoded by the exons ATGCTGTCAGGTGTCCGGTTGTGTGTCCGCTCGTTGTGTAACGGCCAGTCGGCTCGCGGAATGAGTTTGTCTCCGCGTCAGATCAACCGATGGCCGAGCAGCGAGTCCTCCGAGCCTCCGACGGACAGCCCTCGAGTCCTCATCACAG gTGGCCTGGGACAGCTTGGAGTTGGGTTAGCACAAATGCTAAG GCAGCAGTATGGAAAGGAAAACATCATCCTGTCGGACATTAGGAGGCCTCCCACTGAGGTTTATAACATGG GTCCGTTTGTATACGCTGATGTGCTGGACTATAAAAACCTGAGGGAGCTGGTAGTGAATAACAGAATCACCTGGCTGGTGCATTATAGCGCATTGCTCAGTGCTGTCGGGGAAGCTAACGTGGCTCTCGCCCGCACCATCAACATCACAG GTCTGCATAATGTGTTAGATCTGGCTCTGGAGAACTGCTTGCGGCTGTTTGTACCCAGTACCATCGGTGCATTCGGCCCCTCGTCTCCCCGTGATCCAGCCCCTGACCTCTGTATCCAGAGACCTCGCACCATTTATGGTGTCTCCAAAGTCCATGCAGAGCTGATGGGGGAA TATCTACACCATAAATATGGCCTGGATTTCCGATGCTTGCGATACCCAGGAGTTGTTTCTGCCCACACGAAGCCAGGAGGAGGCACTACCG ATTATGCTGTCCAGATCTTTCATGACGCCCTCAGCACTGGCCACCACGAATGCTACTTACGTCCCAACACTCGACTTCCCATGATGCACATCTCTGACTGCCACAGGGCCACCGTTGAATTCATGCAGGCTCCTGAAAGCTGTCTTTCGCTACGCACGTACAACATCGCAGCCATGAGCTTCACACCTGAGGAAGTGGTAGAAGAGATCCGCAAACACCTGCCCCACCTGAGGGTCACGTACAACCCTGATGCCATCCGGCAGACGATTG CAGACAGCTGGCCGGTGCGGTTTGATGATTCTAACGCACGTCAGGATTGGGGCTGGAAGCCTGCATTCAGTCTGTCAGAGCTGGTCACAGACATGCTGGCCTCCATCCGCGAAAAGAGAACCAATGCTGGACTACCTGTCAGCTAG
- the zgc:154055 gene encoding myotubularin-related protein 9-like isoform X2, with product MELSSEHIKTANVEDVTLRRPFHPALRGTLCVTSHHLLFSDRKDEASWQLLLLLKNIDAIEKRAVGQSSGTITIKCKDLLVLQLEIPGMEECLNIASSIEALSSLESVTEMYPFFYRPSHLALCGPWGLSSTEEYYKQTERLWDKWRVSTVNSDYSVCPSYPCAVIVPCEVDDDKLVRSARFRQGSRFPVLSYCHHRNGMVIMRSSQPLTGANRKRCKEDELLLQAVIDESEMGYIIDLRSAQQAQQARMTGGGFESKSSYYNWKRIHRHHERGKVLQESLIKLVEACSDQSHSVDRWLSKLENSKWLSHVHSALSTAGLVAECVERDAHSVLVHGSEGTDNTLLVSSLAQLILDPASRSLSGFLCLLERDWIQAGHPFQQRCVHSAYSHARLKQECPTFLLLLDCVWQVWRQFPLAMEFSEALLLRLAQEVYASDYGTFLCNSEQERYAAGVKEKTHCLFQALLKPDVDEQYLNPLYEPTDLAIWPSVHPQSLQLWTGLFLRWTEYAQNMEEAREEVWSIVKEHKERAGSDRTNNNNTTSTHCDTLTPFENLMDELTIL from the exons ATGGAGCTGTCGTCGGAGCACATCAAGACCGCGAATGTTGAAGATGTTACCCTGAGAAGACCTTTCCATCCAGCGCTCAGAGGAACCCTGTGTGTTACCAGCCACCACCTTCTGTTCTCCGACAGAAAGGATGAAGCTTCCTGGCAACTTCTCTTGCTCCTCAAGAACATCGATGCCATTGAGAAAAG GGCTGTTGGACAATCCTCCGGTACAATCACCATTAAATGTAAGGACCTGCTTGTTCTTCAGCTGGAAATTCCTGGAATGGAGGAATGTCTGAACATTGCCAGTTCTATAGAG GCTCTCTCGTCTCTGGAAAGTGTGACGGAGATGTATCCCTTCTTCTACAGACCGTCACACCTCGCTCTGTGTGGCCCGTGGGGGTTGTCCTCAACAGAGGAATATTACAAACAAACAGAAAGGCTG TGGGACAAGTGGAGagtgagtacagtgaactcggaTTATTCTGTATGTCCATCGTATCCATGTGCCGTCATTGTGCCTTGTGAGGTTGATGATGACAAGTTGGTCCGGTCTGCCCGCTTCCGACAGGGCAGCAGATTTCCTGTCCTCTCCTACTGTCATCACCGAAACGGAATG GTGATCATGCGAAGCAGTCAACCTTTGACAGGAGCCAACAGGAAGAGGTGTAAGGAGGATGAACTCCTTCTCCAGGCTGTGATTGATGAATCAGAGATGGGTTACATCATTGATCTGCGCTCTGCCCAACAAGCCCAGCAGGCCCGGATGACAGGAGGAGGTTTTGAGTCCAAATCTTCCTATTACAACTGGAAGAGAATCCATAGGCACCATGAAAG GGGCAAGGTTCTCCAGGAGAGTCTTATTAAGCTTGTGGAAGCATGCAGTGATCAGTCTCACAGCGTGGATCGCTGGCTCAGTAAACTGGAGAACTCCAAATGGCTTTCTCATGTTCACAGTGCACTGTCCACTGCGGGTCTGGTGGCAGAGTGTGTGGAGAG GGATGCTCACTCTGTGCTTGTGCATGGCTCTGAAGGGACAGACAACACACTGCTGGTGAGCTCACTGGCTCAGCTCATCCTAGACCCCGCATCTAGATCTCTCAGCGGCTTCCTCTGCCTACTGGAGAGAGACTGGATACAG GCTGGACACCCATTCCAGCAGCGCTGTGTTCATTCAGCATACTCTCATGCCCGTCTAAAGCAGGAGTGCCCGACGTTCCTGCTGCTGCTTGACTGTGTGTGGCAGGTGTGGCGCCAGTTTCCTCTCGCAATGGAGTTTAGTGAGGCTCTGCTGCTTCGTCTGGCACAAGAAGTTTATGCTTCAGACTATGGAACCTTCTTGTGTAACAGTGAGCAAGAGAG ATATGCAGCAGGAGTGAAGGAGAAGACACACTGTTTGTTTCAGGCCTTATTGAAGCCTGATGTTGATGAGCAGTACCTCAATCCACTGTACGAACCCACAGATCTGGCCATTTGGCCTTCAGTACATCCTCAGTCCTTACAGCTATGGACAG GGCTGTTCCTCAGGTGGACAGAATATGCTCAGAACATGGAAGAAGCCAGAGAGGAGGTGTGGAGCATTGTGAAAGAGCACAaagagagagctggatctgacaggaccaataataataacacaacaaGTACACACTGTGACACCTTGACCCCATTTGAAAACCTCATGGATGAGCTTACTATTTTGTGA
- the zgc:154055 gene encoding myotubularin-related protein 9 isoform X4, producing MELSSEHIKTANVEDVTLRRPFHPALRGTLCVTSHHLLFSDRKDEASWQLLLLLKNIDAIEKSVENLFGYPRAVGQSSGTITIKCKDLLVLQLEIPGMEECLNIASSIEALSSLESVTEMYPFFYRPSHLALCGPWGLSSTEEYYKQTERLGSRFPVLSYCHHRNGMVIMRSSQPLTGANRKRCKEDELLLQAVIDESEMGYIIDLRSAQQAQQARMTGGGFESKSSYYNWKRIHRHHERGKVLQESLIKLVEACSDQSHSVDRWLSKLENSKWLSHVHSALSTAGLVAECVERDAHSVLVHGSEGTDNTLLVSSLAQLILDPASRSLSGFLCLLERDWIQAGHPFQQRCVHSAYSHARLKQECPTFLLLLDCVWQVWRQFPLAMEFSEALLLRLAQEVYASDYGTFLCNSEQERYAAGVKEKTHCLFQALLKPDVDEQYLNPLYEPTDLAIWPSVHPQSLQLWTGLFLRWTEYAQNMEEAREEVWSIVKEHKERAGSDRTNNNNTTSTHCDTLTPFENLMDELTIL from the exons ATGGAGCTGTCGTCGGAGCACATCAAGACCGCGAATGTTGAAGATGTTACCCTGAGAAGACCTTTCCATCCAGCGCTCAGAGGAACCCTGTGTGTTACCAGCCACCACCTTCTGTTCTCCGACAGAAAGGATGAAGCTTCCTGGCAACTTCTCTTGCTCCTCAAGAACATCGATGCCATTGAGAAAAG TGTCGAGAATCTTTTCGGATACCCCAG GGCTGTTGGACAATCCTCCGGTACAATCACCATTAAATGTAAGGACCTGCTTGTTCTTCAGCTGGAAATTCCTGGAATGGAGGAATGTCTGAACATTGCCAGTTCTATAGAG GCTCTCTCGTCTCTGGAAAGTGTGACGGAGATGTATCCCTTCTTCTACAGACCGTCACACCTCGCTCTGTGTGGCCCGTGGGGGTTGTCCTCAACAGAGGAATATTACAAACAAACAGAAAGGCTG GGCAGCAGATTTCCTGTCCTCTCCTACTGTCATCACCGAAACGGAATG GTGATCATGCGAAGCAGTCAACCTTTGACAGGAGCCAACAGGAAGAGGTGTAAGGAGGATGAACTCCTTCTCCAGGCTGTGATTGATGAATCAGAGATGGGTTACATCATTGATCTGCGCTCTGCCCAACAAGCCCAGCAGGCCCGGATGACAGGAGGAGGTTTTGAGTCCAAATCTTCCTATTACAACTGGAAGAGAATCCATAGGCACCATGAAAG GGGCAAGGTTCTCCAGGAGAGTCTTATTAAGCTTGTGGAAGCATGCAGTGATCAGTCTCACAGCGTGGATCGCTGGCTCAGTAAACTGGAGAACTCCAAATGGCTTTCTCATGTTCACAGTGCACTGTCCACTGCGGGTCTGGTGGCAGAGTGTGTGGAGAG GGATGCTCACTCTGTGCTTGTGCATGGCTCTGAAGGGACAGACAACACACTGCTGGTGAGCTCACTGGCTCAGCTCATCCTAGACCCCGCATCTAGATCTCTCAGCGGCTTCCTCTGCCTACTGGAGAGAGACTGGATACAG GCTGGACACCCATTCCAGCAGCGCTGTGTTCATTCAGCATACTCTCATGCCCGTCTAAAGCAGGAGTGCCCGACGTTCCTGCTGCTGCTTGACTGTGTGTGGCAGGTGTGGCGCCAGTTTCCTCTCGCAATGGAGTTTAGTGAGGCTCTGCTGCTTCGTCTGGCACAAGAAGTTTATGCTTCAGACTATGGAACCTTCTTGTGTAACAGTGAGCAAGAGAG ATATGCAGCAGGAGTGAAGGAGAAGACACACTGTTTGTTTCAGGCCTTATTGAAGCCTGATGTTGATGAGCAGTACCTCAATCCACTGTACGAACCCACAGATCTGGCCATTTGGCCTTCAGTACATCCTCAGTCCTTACAGCTATGGACAG GGCTGTTCCTCAGGTGGACAGAATATGCTCAGAACATGGAAGAAGCCAGAGAGGAGGTGTGGAGCATTGTGAAAGAGCACAaagagagagctggatctgacaggaccaataataataacacaacaaGTACACACTGTGACACCTTGACCCCATTTGAAAACCTCATGGATGAGCTTACTATTTTGTGA
- the zgc:154055 gene encoding myotubularin-related protein 9 isoform X3 codes for MELSSEHIKTANVEDVTLRRPFHPALRGTLCVTSHHLLFSDRKDEASWQLLLLLKNIDAIEKSVENLFGYPRAVGQSSGTITIKCKDLLVLQLEIPGMEECLNIASSIEALSSLESVTEMYPFFYRPSHLALCGPWGLSSTEEYYKQTERLWDKWRGSRFPVLSYCHHRNGMVIMRSSQPLTGANRKRCKEDELLLQAVIDESEMGYIIDLRSAQQAQQARMTGGGFESKSSYYNWKRIHRHHERGKVLQESLIKLVEACSDQSHSVDRWLSKLENSKWLSHVHSALSTAGLVAECVERDAHSVLVHGSEGTDNTLLVSSLAQLILDPASRSLSGFLCLLERDWIQAGHPFQQRCVHSAYSHARLKQECPTFLLLLDCVWQVWRQFPLAMEFSEALLLRLAQEVYASDYGTFLCNSEQERYAAGVKEKTHCLFQALLKPDVDEQYLNPLYEPTDLAIWPSVHPQSLQLWTGLFLRWTEYAQNMEEAREEVWSIVKEHKERAGSDRTNNNNTTSTHCDTLTPFENLMDELTIL; via the exons ATGGAGCTGTCGTCGGAGCACATCAAGACCGCGAATGTTGAAGATGTTACCCTGAGAAGACCTTTCCATCCAGCGCTCAGAGGAACCCTGTGTGTTACCAGCCACCACCTTCTGTTCTCCGACAGAAAGGATGAAGCTTCCTGGCAACTTCTCTTGCTCCTCAAGAACATCGATGCCATTGAGAAAAG TGTCGAGAATCTTTTCGGATACCCCAG GGCTGTTGGACAATCCTCCGGTACAATCACCATTAAATGTAAGGACCTGCTTGTTCTTCAGCTGGAAATTCCTGGAATGGAGGAATGTCTGAACATTGCCAGTTCTATAGAG GCTCTCTCGTCTCTGGAAAGTGTGACGGAGATGTATCCCTTCTTCTACAGACCGTCACACCTCGCTCTGTGTGGCCCGTGGGGGTTGTCCTCAACAGAGGAATATTACAAACAAACAGAAAGGCTG TGGGACAAGTGGAGa GGCAGCAGATTTCCTGTCCTCTCCTACTGTCATCACCGAAACGGAATG GTGATCATGCGAAGCAGTCAACCTTTGACAGGAGCCAACAGGAAGAGGTGTAAGGAGGATGAACTCCTTCTCCAGGCTGTGATTGATGAATCAGAGATGGGTTACATCATTGATCTGCGCTCTGCCCAACAAGCCCAGCAGGCCCGGATGACAGGAGGAGGTTTTGAGTCCAAATCTTCCTATTACAACTGGAAGAGAATCCATAGGCACCATGAAAG GGGCAAGGTTCTCCAGGAGAGTCTTATTAAGCTTGTGGAAGCATGCAGTGATCAGTCTCACAGCGTGGATCGCTGGCTCAGTAAACTGGAGAACTCCAAATGGCTTTCTCATGTTCACAGTGCACTGTCCACTGCGGGTCTGGTGGCAGAGTGTGTGGAGAG GGATGCTCACTCTGTGCTTGTGCATGGCTCTGAAGGGACAGACAACACACTGCTGGTGAGCTCACTGGCTCAGCTCATCCTAGACCCCGCATCTAGATCTCTCAGCGGCTTCCTCTGCCTACTGGAGAGAGACTGGATACAG GCTGGACACCCATTCCAGCAGCGCTGTGTTCATTCAGCATACTCTCATGCCCGTCTAAAGCAGGAGTGCCCGACGTTCCTGCTGCTGCTTGACTGTGTGTGGCAGGTGTGGCGCCAGTTTCCTCTCGCAATGGAGTTTAGTGAGGCTCTGCTGCTTCGTCTGGCACAAGAAGTTTATGCTTCAGACTATGGAACCTTCTTGTGTAACAGTGAGCAAGAGAG ATATGCAGCAGGAGTGAAGGAGAAGACACACTGTTTGTTTCAGGCCTTATTGAAGCCTGATGTTGATGAGCAGTACCTCAATCCACTGTACGAACCCACAGATCTGGCCATTTGGCCTTCAGTACATCCTCAGTCCTTACAGCTATGGACAG GGCTGTTCCTCAGGTGGACAGAATATGCTCAGAACATGGAAGAAGCCAGAGAGGAGGTGTGGAGCATTGTGAAAGAGCACAaagagagagctggatctgacaggaccaataataataacacaacaaGTACACACTGTGACACCTTGACCCCATTTGAAAACCTCATGGATGAGCTTACTATTTTGTGA
- the zgc:154055 gene encoding myotubularin-related protein 9-like isoform X1, which yields MELSSEHIKTANVEDVTLRRPFHPALRGTLCVTSHHLLFSDRKDEASWQLLLLLKNIDAIEKSVENLFGYPRAVGQSSGTITIKCKDLLVLQLEIPGMEECLNIASSIEALSSLESVTEMYPFFYRPSHLALCGPWGLSSTEEYYKQTERLWDKWRVSTVNSDYSVCPSYPCAVIVPCEVDDDKLVRSARFRQGSRFPVLSYCHHRNGMVIMRSSQPLTGANRKRCKEDELLLQAVIDESEMGYIIDLRSAQQAQQARMTGGGFESKSSYYNWKRIHRHHERGKVLQESLIKLVEACSDQSHSVDRWLSKLENSKWLSHVHSALSTAGLVAECVERDAHSVLVHGSEGTDNTLLVSSLAQLILDPASRSLSGFLCLLERDWIQAGHPFQQRCVHSAYSHARLKQECPTFLLLLDCVWQVWRQFPLAMEFSEALLLRLAQEVYASDYGTFLCNSEQERYAAGVKEKTHCLFQALLKPDVDEQYLNPLYEPTDLAIWPSVHPQSLQLWTGLFLRWTEYAQNMEEAREEVWSIVKEHKERAGSDRTNNNNTTSTHCDTLTPFENLMDELTIL from the exons ATGGAGCTGTCGTCGGAGCACATCAAGACCGCGAATGTTGAAGATGTTACCCTGAGAAGACCTTTCCATCCAGCGCTCAGAGGAACCCTGTGTGTTACCAGCCACCACCTTCTGTTCTCCGACAGAAAGGATGAAGCTTCCTGGCAACTTCTCTTGCTCCTCAAGAACATCGATGCCATTGAGAAAAG TGTCGAGAATCTTTTCGGATACCCCAG GGCTGTTGGACAATCCTCCGGTACAATCACCATTAAATGTAAGGACCTGCTTGTTCTTCAGCTGGAAATTCCTGGAATGGAGGAATGTCTGAACATTGCCAGTTCTATAGAG GCTCTCTCGTCTCTGGAAAGTGTGACGGAGATGTATCCCTTCTTCTACAGACCGTCACACCTCGCTCTGTGTGGCCCGTGGGGGTTGTCCTCAACAGAGGAATATTACAAACAAACAGAAAGGCTG TGGGACAAGTGGAGagtgagtacagtgaactcggaTTATTCTGTATGTCCATCGTATCCATGTGCCGTCATTGTGCCTTGTGAGGTTGATGATGACAAGTTGGTCCGGTCTGCCCGCTTCCGACAGGGCAGCAGATTTCCTGTCCTCTCCTACTGTCATCACCGAAACGGAATG GTGATCATGCGAAGCAGTCAACCTTTGACAGGAGCCAACAGGAAGAGGTGTAAGGAGGATGAACTCCTTCTCCAGGCTGTGATTGATGAATCAGAGATGGGTTACATCATTGATCTGCGCTCTGCCCAACAAGCCCAGCAGGCCCGGATGACAGGAGGAGGTTTTGAGTCCAAATCTTCCTATTACAACTGGAAGAGAATCCATAGGCACCATGAAAG GGGCAAGGTTCTCCAGGAGAGTCTTATTAAGCTTGTGGAAGCATGCAGTGATCAGTCTCACAGCGTGGATCGCTGGCTCAGTAAACTGGAGAACTCCAAATGGCTTTCTCATGTTCACAGTGCACTGTCCACTGCGGGTCTGGTGGCAGAGTGTGTGGAGAG GGATGCTCACTCTGTGCTTGTGCATGGCTCTGAAGGGACAGACAACACACTGCTGGTGAGCTCACTGGCTCAGCTCATCCTAGACCCCGCATCTAGATCTCTCAGCGGCTTCCTCTGCCTACTGGAGAGAGACTGGATACAG GCTGGACACCCATTCCAGCAGCGCTGTGTTCATTCAGCATACTCTCATGCCCGTCTAAAGCAGGAGTGCCCGACGTTCCTGCTGCTGCTTGACTGTGTGTGGCAGGTGTGGCGCCAGTTTCCTCTCGCAATGGAGTTTAGTGAGGCTCTGCTGCTTCGTCTGGCACAAGAAGTTTATGCTTCAGACTATGGAACCTTCTTGTGTAACAGTGAGCAAGAGAG ATATGCAGCAGGAGTGAAGGAGAAGACACACTGTTTGTTTCAGGCCTTATTGAAGCCTGATGTTGATGAGCAGTACCTCAATCCACTGTACGAACCCACAGATCTGGCCATTTGGCCTTCAGTACATCCTCAGTCCTTACAGCTATGGACAG GGCTGTTCCTCAGGTGGACAGAATATGCTCAGAACATGGAAGAAGCCAGAGAGGAGGTGTGGAGCATTGTGAAAGAGCACAaagagagagctggatctgacaggaccaataataataacacaacaaGTACACACTGTGACACCTTGACCCCATTTGAAAACCTCATGGATGAGCTTACTATTTTGTGA
- the fam167b gene encoding protein FAM167A: protein MEFRELGADEGSEGDTEDLDSVKALTEKLKLQTRRPSYLEWKERLQSRPWTDGAAHGSNVGSPGSVEKDSQMSDIWKDGMPYKNICGFDTIDDALEWLRSELREMQMQDNRLARQLIRLRVEIHRLKVEQVCHRHKEMLDDATYELEECEEDSDLLCDIPMKAAFTLSTPLKHLGLTKMNLNSRRFSLC, encoded by the exons ATGGAGTTCAGAGAGCTGGGAGCGGATGAGGGCTCTGAGGGAGATACGGAGGATCTGGATAGTGTCAAAGCCCTGACCGAGAAACTCAAACTCCAGACACGCAGACCGTCCTACCTGGAGTGGAAGGAACGACTGCAGTCTCGGCCGTGGACTGATGGAGCCGCGCACGGTTCAAATGTCGGCAGCCCGGGTTCTGTGGAGAAGGACAGCCAAATGTCAGACATCTGGAAAGATGGCATGCCTTATAAGAATATATGTGGATTTGACACCATAGACGACGCGTTAGAGTGGCTCAGAAGCGAACTG AGGGAGATGCAGATGCAGGATAACCGTCTAGCGCGCCAGTTGATCCGCTTACGAGTGGAGATCCACAGGCTGAAGGTGGAGCAGGTGTGCCACCGTCACAAAGAGATGCTGGATGACGCCACTTATGAGCTGGAGGAGTGTGAGGAGGACTCAGACCTACTGTGTGACATCCCCATGAAAGCCGCCTTCACTCTTTCCACACCTCTCAAACATCTGGGTCTCACCAAGATGAACCTCAACTCCAGACGATTCTCACTCTGTTGA